TAGTTTTCTAATGTTATTTCTTGCATTTGGtatcatgtatatgtatatgtattcaatttagtaaatatgtactgtatatatatttatgtgtcatTCATTAATTAATGCgtttattacaattaaattattttatttacacgcGATTTCAATTGCAGCGAAAAGGcatgtcaaaatatttaaattattcatgCTTTGTCATTTAAAGTTCATTTTACATTACGAACGTCGCTTTAGCGAGGCGCAGCCTTTTTTTCATCTAAGTTAGAacttaacatattatttttattattccataCTACAActatactaaataaataaataaattttatattaataatgtaTAGGCAATATATTTGACTTTCACTGCTTtaccttttttaaatttaattaaaaataactatataataaatatgtttttatagaaGTCCTTTAGCACTTGCTTCTTACTTATtcgattttaagtttttttacctACATTTTGGGTAGTTGGCTCActcttttaatgaaattcattttgttttacTATGCAAAATACGTTAGCGTGTTTTTTTTCAGGATTTTCGCTTCGCTACGACTACCGCATAAATTGAAAtgtattaatttgtattaattcTTCAATTATTACGCACGCACGTGGACTACGTCGTCGCTTCTTAATTAAGTACAACAATGATAGACATGTCCGCCACTTTTCATTGTGTATTCGTTATACGCCAATTTACTGTAACTGCTATGCACCTGTGCAGACTCAAGTGAATTTTGTAGGGATTTGCAAGAGAACTGCCGATGATTAGTACCATCCTACGGAAGagaattcgcaagaaaataatAGCTAACAACTAAACAAATTTACTTCTTAAAGATTTGCACAAAAAGACTTACCTTCGGTTGTATGGGAAAACAACACCACAATATAAACGCTATAAACGCCACCAGCGTGCCCACCAGGAGTATAAAATCCTCAATCGTCTATTGAATCATgtaaccaaaatttaaatttttaaaattcaactgtttaactgtaaatttttaatttaccaaCTTTGATTGCACTTACCGGTTCATCGCCCAACAATACATGATTAATCAGATATGCGAAATCATCGAAGGGCGTCATGTCTGTTACGAAAACCCTTTACGCTTCTTCTATTCCTTTTATGTTATCGCTATAGGGTTTTGTGTTCGCCCTTAGttgcaaataattaatatatattttaaacttcaCGCCCCCAGTTGCGTGTATAAAAAAACTGtttcgtttttttatatttttgttgctagCCGGTAATTTGTACTCACCAAAATAAGTACCAACGACTTATTATGTCCTTTATATTTTTACCACAAgaagttataataatattggTGTTGACTTTAAACTATTTCATATCCATGTAAAAGCgtttaaaactattattttcaaTGTTTGCCTTTGTAATAGTTCTTAATGGCGGATGTATTAAAATGCAATTCactttgttttgtgtttttgatAGAATTGCTAGCTAGTGTTTGTCAAAGAGAAGGGCTATGGTCGATCGCGTTGCCAACGCGcatatatatgttaaatgtTATTACCaactatatttacttttttgacataaatattttgtgttttgaaATAATTGGTTCAATTTACATAGAAAGTCACAGAAACCGAGCTCGGAAACATCCAAAGAAGTAACGCGGAAATTAACACATACCTTctttaagaaaatgataaacGATTAAACATACACAAAACTTCTGGTTAGAATTGTCAATTGGGTTTAAGAAACTTATAGAAATTAGAACAGAAGTTTCTGGTAGCTCTGTTGGGTAATAAACCGATGACTTAAACGATAGGTGGCTTGCAGGGtaagtattaaaattatttaagccaTCGAATTACATAAACTTAATACATAATATAGTTGCAgacatttattgaaaattaatatgagTTTacctttgttgctgttgtttatcCATATCATGTTGGCTGATAGTGACATGCATAATAGCTTAGTTGCAAGTGAAACACCCTTTACTCGTATCCTCTTTCTGCAATTCTCTATATACGATCGACATCTCTTTTTCTCATtactaattgaaataaataaaatatattacagcCTAGTGCTCTTTTCCTTTTCCGCAAATTGGAACGTATTCCTATAGGGTTGctgttgctttatttttttaacgaatTTACTAAGGGAAATGATTTGTAATGAagtaaattataacaaaaacacctCAAATTGTCTTTAtaatctaaaaatataatttaaaaaagcttttaaatgtTATATTAACTAAGCTAGCTTGCCACAAATGTACAATTAGTTGTTATCCATTCAAATAATGTACACCCTATAAGCAACCCTGTCATTTGGATTTTCTTATCCATTGTCCTATTGCCAAACAGCAAAAGGGGAATCAGTTCGTTTCGTTCGCTCACTCGTTCGCCGCGTTGCTTTTTCGCCATTGTCGTCGTCGTTCTTTAGTAGAAGTAGCAAAGGAAGAAGCAGAGCTGTGTGGAAGAAGAAAAAGGCAGCAGCAAGCAAAGGAGAATCTTCTTTCTTTTGTGTGTGTTGTATGtgaatttcaatacaaaaaattttcactaacCCAAGCTAAAAAAGATTTGGGGTTTTGTGTgttgaaaattgtttaaaaaaatgcgGAATAAACCAACACAAGTACGGTTATTGAATGTGAGTGAGACGCGCGTGTAATATTGCAGATATTGTTggtgaaaagaaaaatattttgtgtggcCATTTGCAAGTGCGGTTTACGTCGTTGTCGTTGTCCCGCAAAGCACCGCCCGCGCCCAGTGTCTGTGtttgtgcgtgcgtgtgtttgCGGTAGCCGTTGGTGCGTCGTCTTTGTCGTCATTGTCGCCGCCGCCGCCTATATAAAATTGAACAGGCGGACGGACTGTTTTCCGTTTTGATCATATACTTTgatcaattatttatatatgtgcagCTCAGTACTTCATGAATTTGATGACGACGATGTAATTTGCATGAAAtataaattgtgaaatattacaaaaacagtGTCTGTGGCCGCTAAATTTTTGAGCGCCAACCGCCAATTGGATATGGATATTTTAACGCCAGCTTTGAACGATACAAAATCGCTGTACCGATGAATGAACGACACCAGTGACGCGGGCCAATACCCAGCCAACAGCGAGTCGGCAACAACGAAACAAATGCCCTGTGGCCGGGGGAAAAAAGGTGCGCTAAATAAtctaataaatattgtaataagtttaattacgatatctgaaaaacagttattacttaaatttaagcttaggatattgcaaaatattgaaagaatTGACATAAATTAGTTTTTCTGGGTGTAGCGACTGCGACTGTGACTGTAGCAGAATGCTGCTGCTGTCGACGTCGTCGTCGCTGCCACAACCTGAGCCATTTAAAACAGACAGAAAAGGTAGGAAAAGTAGAAGACAGAACCAGCAAACATCATAAAAACTATGAAGAAACATTGCataaaacgaaaatgaaaagtGTAGCAGTAAGAAAGCAGTAATATAAGCTATTGGCATTAAAAGCGGACGAAAAGTGTAATGAAATAGAAGTGATTAAAAAGGAAATTTGGAGAAAAATTGTGCAGACGCGTTAAGCAGAGCGAAAGAAATACTGACGCTGCCGCCGTCGGTTTTGCTGCGCATTCTCGCATTGCCGACGTCATAAGATATGAGTATTAAAGAGCATAAATGGGAGCACAAAGAGCGAATGGCCATGAGCAGTATAAAAGTACAATAACAGTAGcgacagaaacaaaaaaaaaaattaaacacagcAACGTCAGTGGGAGCTTTAGCAACAGCAATACCAACAAAAGCCAATAGGAAAATTTTATGTGAAGAGGGAAGAAATTCAGTGACGCGCTGCCTCGCTGCCTACTTGCTGTATGCGTAGTTGTATAAAGCCatcgaaaaaataacaatataaagcGGTCGAGCTGAATTCGAGTTTTGGCGTTGTTGCTGTGGCAAACAAATGCATAGCGCGGCGGCGGTGGTGGCGGCGTTATTATTGTTAGTTTTATTTGCTGTTCACTTGGTTGGCCTTTGTTGTTGCTACCGCCCTGCTGCTAGCTTCttattagtattttttgtgCTGCCGCATTCGTCTGCTAATTATAATGGTGGTTGCTCTCTGCGTTTTTTCTTACTGCTTTGcgcgtatgcgtgtgtgtgtacgaTTTGGtattgtttgtgtgtttgttttacgcagtgttgcattttaatttttactttgattGTGGAGTTTGGCGTGAGTTTAGAATTAAGCTGCCGTCTGACTGTTGGCGTTGAAGTTGCTCGGCAACATACAGCGCGCTACACAAAACATAAGCAAATTTGTTAGATTAAGTAACAAAAACGTACGCAGGAACGTCTAGCAGGTTTCTTGTTTACTTTTAAACCCGACAGGTGGAAGGATACACCGAACTTTACTTTAATTGGATTCTGgaataattttatgtttacGAGGATGGTTGATAGTTTAAAATTTGGACATATGGtaacaatataaaaaagcaatagcaaatttgtattaaaagttTTGACGAAAAACTGGCGTGGCATATTTTTACCGCGCTCAGCATTTGGGTTTCTGAGAAGAAACGTCTAAAATTATGCAGACGAAAAAGTTTCTTATAAGAGTAATGTATACTGAAAAAGGAGCCTATCGAAAACGGAGTAACCCATCGCAGACAGTGATCTCGAGTTGCCACATGAAAAAAAAGTGAGCCCAACACAAATTTCGTGTTGAATACTGTAACACCTAAACTCCAGAAAAGATTCCGGCATACGGATTTATGTTCTACAAAGAGTCACCCTCCTCGCATGCCCCGCTAAAACTACTCACTTAACAACCTTCCCTGTTTGGTCCAAACTCGttgcagttgtttttgttgttgttgtagagcggcagaattctgccgagttgacagtccttgacaGGATAAAATCTGGgttcgttccggttacgtagacccgactgtcgtgggaacggtcaACTTCGTCGAAACAGATCGTTTTTTTGGACCTACACCTGCTTTGTGCATTCTATgacatctgattttttttttgactttacACAAACAGGATTTAGGCactcgctacaacaacaacaagaagtcactaaattatttataacctatttttatttagtataaaataaattctctCGGTTCCAAACCTGTCGAAACAGTGAAGTGACgatctcttaaaaaaaaatcgagataATCAagtcttataaaaattttgcgcCTAATTGCATTGTACACAACATGCGAACATTTTACAATTGAAAAAGAGATTTCTatagcgacaacaacaaaagacaCGATACCGCTTTTTATCAGTAATTCTTTATGTTGTTgtgcttatttatttttctataaatttgcaTTGCATTACGTTGACAACGAATCTATTGCAAGCACCGAGCGGATGTGCTACTTGAGCGCTTTATCTTCTCCATGTGTTCTGCTTTTCTTGTGCGCATACTTCCGTTAATGTCAATGGCGTGCGAAAATATCGGCGCCGATATATCACTTTATGTTTACTAAAACCAAAACTTTATGAAATAATGTAGATTTGATAATAACGCATTGACGCAATTTCGTTGTTAAAAGCAGTTGATCGCTTACCTTGTGCTATTCAGCGCGCAAGCTTTGATCTTTGCTGCGATTTTATCAGCATTCTGGTTTTATGTGcgatattcatattttttatggctTATACCTTTGCTTAATTTCGAGATTTGCActagtttgtttttgtttttatttttaattttttgtgtgtgtgtgttaatatTCGCCACACGCGCAATTCGTTGTACGCTTTCGCCGCGCTTTTGCGTTGCTAATTTGCGATCTCTACGCTTTTGagttatttttaacattttatttttttaagtttttttttcgatttttgcaaaagcaTTCACTTTTGGTGGGTCGTTGTACCTGACGTTCGATTTTGGACTTTTGTATGTTATACATTTGcttttgaatacttttttttttattaattttttggaatattgTTGAAATAGGGAAatcatatatttcttatttttagcgGAATCTAGTATGATAcccatttttacatattttgatttAGAAATCGTGAAAATTATGACTTTTTAACTGACAGCACAACTCAGACAGTCagttagatttaaaaaaaaaatgacagtCGGCACGccattcacatattttcattaaacATAAC
The sequence above is drawn from the Bactrocera oleae isolate idBacOlea1 chromosome 5, idBacOlea1, whole genome shotgun sequence genome and encodes:
- the LOC106615069 gene encoding uncharacterized protein, whose product is MTPFDDFAYLINHVLLGDEPTIEDFILLVGTLVAFIAFILWCCFPIQPKDGTNHRQFSCKSLQNSLESAQVHSSYSKLAYNEYTMKSGGHVYHCCT